Genomic window (Candidatus Saccharibacteria bacterium oral taxon 488):
CTGAAATAACTATTTGGTGCCGGAAGTAGGACTCGAACCTACGAAGCCTGACGGCGGGAGATTTACAGTCTCCTGTGATTGCCACTACACGATTCCGGCATGGAACTTGCTGTACCGCGGCGTCCGCACGTTTTTACACGCTTGGTGCGGGGGCGACGCAAATGGAGCCGATTCAGGGATTCGAACCCAGGACCTGCTGTTTACAAAACAGCTGCTCTAACCAGCTGAGCTAAATCGGCATCTTGAATGATTGTAGCAAGTTTTGCAGCCCAAGACAAGGTCTACATGATCACTTTTCGTGATTGTTGCCGCGGCTGGCGTGCCTGCTGAGGGTGGGCTGGGTGCTGCGAATGGCGCGGGGCGGCGGCTGGTTTGTCGGGCGTGAGCATGGCCGTGGCGCGCTCGCGAAGCTTGGCGGCTTGTTCGGGCTGCTTGGTGCTGTCGTAGGCTTGAGCGAGTGTGTTCAAGGTGTGCGGCGTCGGTTCAAGCTCGGCGGCCTTCTCCAGCGCCGCCAGCATTTTCTTGGTGTTGCCTAATTTCTCCTGAACCTTGGCGTAGGCGATGTGCCGGGCGGCATGATTGGCTTCCATATCAAGCGCCTGCTCAAATGCCAGCGCCGCCTTGACATAATCTTGCGTCTCGTAGTAAATGAGGCCGACATTGTGCAGGCTCGAGGCGCTCGGCTCGAGGCTCTGGGCGATTTCAAAACATTCGATGGCGTCCTTGTAGGCGCGCTGCTTGGCGTATAAAATCCCCAGGCGGTTGTAGGCCGTGGCATTTTTCTCATCGACGCGCAGGATGGTTAGGAGTGCCTTCTCGGCACGCAGATATTTGTTTTCGCGCAGCGACTCTTGAGCGATGGCCCAGAGCTTATCGAGTTTCTCTGACAATTTAACTGGTAAGTTTTGCGCTTCGCCGACTGACGGCTGATACCAAACTGCCCACACCATAACTAGCAGGATAACTAATAATCCAGACATATGCATCCATTATACCACAATATTGAGTAGCGCCAGCCGCACATTGCCATTATGCGTCAGTCGCGTCTCGGCGGTGATGATCCGATCAAGGAGAGGCTGGTGTGCGGGGCTCGGTTGAGTTTTCATCTGAAACGCCACCATGGTCAGGAGGATGTCGATCAATTGGAGGGCTTTGGCACGGTCGGTGAAATAGGATGGCAGCGTGCGTAGTGCTTCGTATGAGCCTGGTGTAGAGAGGATGCATTTGGCGTCAGCGGCGATGGCTTGATATTCGGACAGCAGTTTCGGTGTGCGCGCTAGTTGGCGGATGAGCAGTGGCCGGCCGGCGGCCAGGAACAGGATTTGGCGCCGCTCGCTGGCGGTGAGCGAGGTGGCGTCAAGCAGCGTCTCGTCCTGTACTAGCGAGGTACGGTGCAGGGTCAGCACCTGACAGCGCGAACGAATGGTAGCCAGCAGCTGCTGCTCGTTCTCGGTCACCAGCAAAAAATGCGTATTGGCGTTCGGCTCCTCTAGGGATTTGAGAAGCGCGTTCTGGGCAGCCTCGCTCATCTGGTCGGCTGGATTGATAACGATAACACGGCGAACCGTGGCATGCGTGCGCAACATGGCGATCATGGTGCGGACTTGCTCAGTTGTAATTGTGGTTTTTGCTTCCAGCGGCTGCAGCCGAATCACCTCTGATGGTGTGAGCTTCGCCAGATATTCGGCGGTGCCTATACCGTCTAACCCACGCTCGGCATTGATAATCACCGCCTGCGGCAGCCGATTGGCGAGTTGGTGTAGTGTAGCGCGGTCGCGATGCGCCACCACTGGTGTGCGTGGCGGGCGGGTGTTAGTCATGAGTGGCCTCGCTCATCTCGTCCTGGGTTGCGGCAAGCTTCGGGAATGATTGTCGAAATTCTTCTGGAGCGGCCGCCTCAAAGGTTTTTCGTTCGCCTGATGGCAGTGTGATTTCTAGTTTGTGGGCGTGAAGCATCAGGCGGCTGGCATTGAGTTTACCGTAAACGCGGTCGCCGAGAATTGGCGTGTTCAGGTATGCCATATGAACGCGCAGCTGGTGAGTGCGGCCGGTGGTGGGCTTGAGTTCAATCAGCGCCTGAGTATCGGTTGACGCCAGCACGCGGTAGGTCGTCTGGGCGGGCTTGCCGTTCGGGTCAACGCGGAAGGTGCTGGGTGCGGCTGGGTTGCGGCCAATCGGTAGGTCAATCTTTGCGGCGGCTAATTTCGGTACGCCGTCGGTTACCGCTAGGTAGGTTTTTTTGGTAGTACGCTGGGCGAATTGCCGCTGTAAATGGGCGGCAGCCTCAGGGTGTTTGGCGATGATGAGTACGCCCGAGGTGTCGCGGTCGAGCCGATGGACGATGCCCGGCCGGTCGGTGCCCGAGGCAAACGATGTTTTAGGGCGAATAATTTCCGCCACGGTTGGTTCGGTCGATAGTCCGCCTTTGGCATGCGTCAGGAGCCCGCTTGGCTTATTCACCACCATCACGTCGTCGTCTTCGTATAATATCGGCAGCTCTGCACTGGTCTGCTCCTGCTCTGGCAGCTTGGCGGCGATCTCGTCGGTCTCATTAACCTCGAACTTTGGCGCCGTCACCACTTGATGATTAACCGAAACATGCCCAGCTTTGATGTATTTTTGCCAGAGACTGCGCGAAATTGACGGGTCAAAGTCCGTGGATAAGTGGACGTCCAGGCGCTGCTTGGTCGACACGATGTGGAGCATGATGACGAACTTGCCCTGAAACGGCGTTTCGGTGCAGCTCGCATCAAGCGGGTTTGGCAATATCTCAGCGTTGGCGGGCCTACCGGGCCACAATTCGTCAATTGATTCTTCGTCAACAATTGAGCCGTAGAGTACGGCGAAATGCTGCTTGTTCAAGATAAATTCCGCCACGATGTGCGATTCGTCCGTCTGAACCTTCAGATGGCGCAAGGCTTTGATGGGCGTATTGTCGTCCGCCAGGTGATATAGCCTGGCGATTTTGAGGACGGTGCGCGGCGAGATTTTCACGACGTGGCGCGTCCTCGGGCGCTTGAACGGCTAGAAATGTGCGGCGCTTGATGTGGCGGCGTTCCTGGCTCAGTGAGACAACTTGCCATCACCATACTATCTCCGCAGCCCCACGGCCGTTTGGACGCGGTGCAAGGTTTCGTTAGCGACGAGGTTCATGGCTTGTTCGCTGGATTGGAGTTTGGTCTCGATCGCTGGCTCGTCCACTGCGGCCAGACGCGCCTGGAAATTCGCCAAGAATTCCGATACTTCATCAGCCACGATTTGCTTGAACTTGCCGTAGCGCTCCATGCCAGTGAACTCGCTAATTGTCTGCTCTAGTGTGACGTCTCGTCCGGCGTCCTGGCGCACCAACGTCAAAATCTCCAGCAAGTTGGAAATGCCGGGTCGGTTTTCCTTATCGTATTGCACCTTGCCCAGCGAATCGGTGGTGGCGCTCATGATTTTTTTGTGGGCGACTCGCGGGTTGTCGCCGAGGAAAATCACGCCCTTGCCAGTGTCGTCGGACTTGCTCATCTTTTTGGTCGGGTTCACTAGATCTTTGATTCTCAAGCCCTGGTCTTTGCCAAAGAATTGATGCTGCTGAGCAACTGGTTTGGGTACAATGAACAGGTCGCCAAATTTGCGGTTCATCCGTTCGGCGATGTCGCGGGTAAATTCCAGGTGCTGCGTCTGGTCATCGCCAACTGGCACGTAAGTGGCGCCGTAGAGCAAGATGTCGGCGGCCATCAAGACTGGGTAGTTGAAGAGACCGACGGAAATTGGAGATGTCTTGTTGAACCCGTCAAATGTTGCAGCGTACAGTTTCATTGAACCTCTTATGTCTTTATACCTAACCATACTATTCATATCGTATTGCTCATCGTATCGCTGTAGCACAGCATCAACGGCCTCGCTAACGTCTGTCACGCCACTCTTATCTTTAAACTGCGTCATTCGACTCATCTCGCCAAATCCAGTGAAGCAGTCCAAAATCCACGCCAGCTCGCTGTGGGCTGGGACGCGGCTTTGGCGATACAAATGAATAGCCTCGTTGTCCAGCGGCAGTCCGGCGGCTGTATAAATCCGGGCGTTATTGAGAATGCTGTCATACAACTTGCTGTGGTCAATTGGCGTGGTAAAGCTGTGAAGATCAGGGATGAACAGATTGATATCAAAATCAGCCGAGCAGCGCTTCGCCATGTCGACAATCGGCAAAATGGCGCCAAAATAATTGCCAATGTGAATATCGTTGTTGGCGCGCACGCCAGTGAGGATGACGGGTTTACTCATAAGGGTATTATAGCAGAATACAGCACCATCGGCACCCCGTTTTCATTGTTCCTAGCTTGTTGGCATGGTCGGGCCGTGGAATCCACAAAAAACCACTGTACTCAGTCGTAATGAAGTCCCAGCAGACTCTCGTAACTATAATAAACCAGGCACAGACTACGAGAGCTTTTTATTTGCTTTGTAGATCTTTTTCATCTTGCGCAAGAGTATTGCATCGCTCATATACTTTATTATACACGATCCTGTGTTGTTTTTTCAATGGTATCAAGTATCGTAATAAGTTTTCTGGCATCAAGAAGATAGTTGGGGTAGGCTCGCTTAAGGCTAGTCATATCCCCTGCCGCCACGAGCACCGGTTGCAACTCAGGCATCTCTCGCTCAAGCTCTGAGAGAAGCTGGTTTGCCCTATCTAGATCATTTTTTCTGAAGCCTCGAATAGAGAGTGAATGTTCTCTTGTGTCAATAGTGAGTATATTATAATGATGCTGTCCAGAACGCTTCATTTCTGTCGATACCCTCATGGCAGTAAGCCATGCCCCCAGCTGCACCTTAGCCCCCAACCGTGAAGAGAGGTCTTGCGCCTGCTGAAATAGTTCTTGTGTTGTCATATCTTTATGCTGAGGGAGTGTCGGGCTGTCCTCCACGAGAGCGATAATTGATGCAAGATATTCGAATAGCCGAAGCCAATCAGTGTTCCCCTGTCCTGCCTTTAGGTTTTCATGACGCATCGTTCCGACAATCTCTACACCAGTAGCCCATGCGTGCTGGAGTTCGGTGCGTAACTGTATTTCGATATTCAGGCCGTCCCAGCAGCGTGCTTCTGGCTGCCGCCCTTGAGAATTGTGAAAGCGAAAAACAAGATGAATGCCGCGATAGCCGCTTGGCTGAGGTGATGCTATATAGTTATGGACAGTTTTCAGTTTATGAGGAAAGCGGCCCGGCTCCGTATAGATTGCATGTAGTCGCTGAACTTGCTTGATGCTTTGCATGATAGCCCTAACGCCGCCAATATCTTGCATTCGGCTAAGGCTCATGTGCTGTTCGCGATTACTTATTTTGTCGATGATCGTTTGGAGTCGCTTTAGCCGTCGTGCGACGATGGCGTCGGGACACACTTCTTTCGCTTTGCGGCGAAGAGTAACATTGAAGGTGTGCATCGGGTATTCATGACTTATTCGCCATTTATTTACGAGCGCGAGGGCTTTCTTTGACCGGCTACTGTTATGACCATATTGACGTATGGTGTCACCTGCCCGATTGATTTGGCCATTGCTATAACTCGGTTTTGGCGGAAAATTCATGATTTTATTATAGCATCACTCTACTGAACGGTCGTTTTACATTGCACCAAAACACTCCGCCTACACATGAGACGGAGTATTTTGAGAATCATTTTCTCCTCTGTTTTAACGCTTGGAGAATTGTTCGCGCTTGCGGGCGGAACGCAGACCGTATTTCTTGCGCTCTTTCTCGCGTGGGTCGCGCTTGAGCAGCTCAGCCTTCTTCAGGACCGGGCGCAGATCAGCGTGAGCGGCCGTCAATGCTTTGGCGATGCCAAGCTTGATGGCGTCAACTTGACCAGCGAGACCACCACCTTTCACCAAGATGGTAACGTCGTATTCCTTTTGCTTGCTGACGATGGCTAGTGGGTCGGTTACTTCTGCCAGCAAGGTTTTGTTGCCATCCAAGTACTCAGCGGCTGCTTTGCCGTTGATGGTGATGGTACCCTTGCCAGGAAGCAAGCGAACACTTGCCGAGGCGCTTTTGCGTCGTCCCAAGCCGTAGAAATAGGTATCAGTAGCCATATTACTTTACCTCAACTTTCTCTGGGGTTTGTGCTGTGTGAGCATGCTCGCTGCCAGCAAATACGCGGAGGCGCTTGAGGCGCTCTGCTTGCAATTTGTTCTTTGGCAGCATGCCTTTGACAGCTTCTTCAATAATTCGTTCTGGGTGGCGTTCACGCATTTCTTTGAACTGCGTTTCTTTGATGCCGCCTGGGAAACCACTGTGACGGTAGTAATACTTGTCGGTTTCTTTGTAACCAGTAACGACGGTGTTTGCAGCGTTAATAACCACCACATAGTCACCGCCATCAACGTGCGGCGTGTAAGTTGGCTTGTATTTACCAGTCAGGTGTTTAGCAATTTCAGTTGCTAGGCGTCCCAGTGGCAATTCGCTCGCGTCAAACAATACCCAGCGGCGAGAAACGTCAGATGGTTTTTGTGAATATGTCTTCATCTTATTTCTCCTTCTTTGGCATTGGTTTGATGTCGTCGACAAACTCGATGATTGCCATTTGAGCGCCGTCGCCAACACGTAGGCGTGTTCGTTCAACGCGAACGTGTCCACTGGTGCGGCCGCTAAGTTGCGGGGCAATTTCATCAACGAGTTTGTAAGCAGCAGCGCGGGTGCTGAGTGCTGCGATCACCTGGCGGCGGCTGGCTAGATCGCCCTTCTTCGCCTTGGTGATGATTTTTTCAATGTGGCGCTTCAGCTCTTTGGCTTTCGGCAAGGTGGTCTCGATTTTGCCGTGCTCGACCAGGCTGGTCGCCAGGCCCCTCAGCAAGGCTCGTCGTTGATCACGCTCACGGCCGAACTTGCGCCCTTGATATCCGTGTCTATGCATAGTTAAAACTCCAACTCCGCCATCTTGTCGCGTACTTCATCCAGTGCCTTTGAACCAAAGCCTTTCAATTCTCGCAAATCTTGCTCGGTCAAAGTCACCAGGTCGCGAATCGTGCGGATTTCATTGTTAATCAGCGCATTCGTGGTGCGGGCACTGAGGTTTAATTCTTCGATTGACATGTCAAGTTCCGAATCATCCGCCTCGTCGTTGCCCAGTGCTGGCGCACCGGCTACCACAGTCGAGCCTGCCAGTGCGCTATATTGGCTGACGAGGATAGCCGCTGCTTCCTCAAAGGCTTCGCGCGGTGTCAATGTGCCGTCGGTCTCCACCATCAGGGCGAGCTTCTCGAGGTTGGTCTCGTCGCCAACGCGTGTCGAGTCAACCTTGTAGCGAACGCGCAGCACCGGTGTAAAGATAGCGTCGAGCGCGATCATGTCGGAGTGCAACCGATTGGCACTCGACTCTTCAATCGTCTGATAACCACGGCCAGCTTCTGCCACCAAGTCCATAATGACGGTCTTGTTCGGATCATCAATGGTAGCGATGATGTGGTCTGGGTTAACAACTTCTACTTCGCCGTTTGCTTGGATGTCGCCAGCGGTGATAACACCACCAGTTTTTTCCAGACGCAGCTCAACTGGCTCGTCAGTGTGAACGCGGAGTCGCACACCCTTTAGGTTCAGCATGATGTCAACGACATCTTCTTTGATGCCCTCGACAGTGGTGAATTCGTGCGTCGCGCCCTCAATACGAAAGGCAACGATCGCGCCACCACGGATGCTGGAGAGCAAGACACGGCGCATTGAGTTACCTAATGTATTGCCGTAGCCGGCGTGCATCGGCTCGATCAGAAAGGTTGCACTGGTCGCGGAAATATCATCAACGCTCGCGAGTGCTGGATTGTAAATTGCTTTTGCCATAATTCTTCCCTAACCCTTCTTTTATCGTGAGTAATACTCAACAATTAATTGCTCGTTGATATCAGCTTCTGCTTCCTCGCGCTTTGGCAAACCAGTCACTTCAATCTTCAACTTCTTGCTATCGCTCTTTAGCCAGCTCAGCGGGCCTTGGATTGAATTGTTGATCACGTTGTCAATTTGCGTAAAGTACTCAGATTTGGTGCTCTTTGGGCGAACGGTGATGACGTCGCCAGCTTTAACGCGAATCGATGGAATATCGACGCGGCGGCCGTTTAGCTCAAAGTGGCCGTGGCTGACTAGTTGGCGAGCAGCGCGGCGGCTAACAGCGAATCCAGAACGATAAACGACATTATCCAAGCGGCGCTCCAGCAACTTGAGCAGATTTTCGCCTGCCAAACCTTCTTGGGCGCGAGTTGCTTCGTTCATCAGCCGAGCAAATTGCTTTTCCACTAAACCATACAGGCGGCGAACTTTTTGCTTTTCGCGCAGCTGCGTGGCGTACAAGCTTGGCTTGCTATGTCGGCTGTGTGCGTGCTGACCTGGAATGCCAGATTTTCGTGCCAAAACTTTATGTGCTTTTGGATGAAGCGCATAACCTTCGCGGCGGCTTTGCTTGACAATCGGTGAATTATCTCGTGCCATAATTATGCCCTCCGTGCCTTTCGTGGACGGACACCGCCGTGAGGCACGCCAGTTACGTCCTTAATACTTTCTACTGAGATGTCGAAGGCGCCAATCGCACGAATAGCGGCGTCACGGCCCAAACCGACACCTTTGACGAAAACGTCAACTGATTTCAAACCATACTGAGTTTTCGCAGCTTCAGCAGCTTTCTCAGCAGCAACCTGTGAAGCATAGGCGGTGCCTTTTTTGCTACCACGGAAACCACATGCACCAGCTGATGAAGCGGTCAACACGTTACCTTTCTTGTCGGAAAAAGTAACGATGGTGTTGTTAAATGTTGCTTGAATATGCAGCTGACCAGCTGGGACTGATCGGCGCTGCTTCTTCTTGGTAGATTTTGCGTCTGCCATTTCTTAGTCCTTTCTTTAGGTCTTACTTGCTGCTTTTGGTTGTGTACCGCCCACGGCGATGGCGCGACCCTTGCGAGTTCGTGCATTCGTACGAGTCCGCTGTCCGCGTGTCGGCAGTCCTGCTTTATGGCGAAGACCGCGATAGGCGTTGATATCCTTCAAGCGCTTAATATTATTCGTCACCAAGCGCTGGAGATCACCCTCAACGGTGTATTCGCTGTCGATAATTTCGCGAATCTTGTTTTCTTCAGCCTCGGTGAGATCTTTCACCCGAGTGGTCGGCTCTACGTTCGCCGCCGCAAGGATGCTCGAAGCGTGCTTTGGCCCAATCCCATAAATATAGGTGAGCGCGATTTGTACCTGCTTCTCTGTTGGGATAACTACCCCAGCAATTCGAGCCATGCTTAACCCTGCCTTTGCTTGTTCTTAGGTTTTCGTTTGTTGATGACGTATAGGCGGCCTTTGCGGCGCACTAGCTTGTCACCTTTCTTGGGATCTTTGTCGATCTTCTTGACACTTGCACGAACTTTCATAAAGTGCTCTGAAATCTCCCTTCCCGAGTAAACCCGAGATTATCGTTAGTATTATGACGAGCGCCGCGTGTTTCGAGCCACGTGCGCTGGTCGCTCCTCCTTGAGGCGAAAGACGATGCGACCCTTTGTGAGATCGTAAGGAGTCATCTCGACTTCCACCCTATCACCAGGCACCAGGCGGATGTAATTCTTGCGCATCCGTCCCGAAATGTGCGCGATGATACTATGGCCATTCTCCAGTTCCACCCGAAATTGGGTATTAGGCAGTGCTTCCACCACCTTACCAATCATCTTGATGACTTCCTTTTGACTCGCCATAAGTTACAGTTGTCAATTATACCGTATCGTCTCGGCGATTACAAGAGGGACGAGCGTCGTTTTTTCGACTTTTTCTTGGTCAGTTCGTCTGGGTCAAAGTTGTCATAAGTAACCATCAGAGCGCGCGAGTTGAGCTGGCGTAGTGACTCGAGGCCGACTGAGACTACGATGAGCAGCCCGGTACCGCCGATCGACAGGCGTGAGCCGCGGATTGCCGCTAGGTGATACATCAAATATTCAGCGACAAACGGCAAGATGGCGATGACGCCGAGGACGATTGAACCGAACAAAATTAAACGATTGACGGTGCGCATCAGATACTTTTCGGTTTGTTCACCGGGTCGAACACCCTCGATAAAGCCGCCCTGCTTTTGCAGATTCTCAGCGATTTCGTTGGCGTTAAAGACGATCCCGGTGTAGAAGTAGGTAAAGGCAATAACCAAGAGGAAATACAGCGTCGGGTAAATGAACGCCTCCCAGGTACTGCCGGTAAAGGAGCCTGGGTTGGGTGCCTGGAACCACGTGATCAGGGTGTTAGCAGTGTTTTGCAGGTTTGGATTGCCTGATGCCTTCATGACTTGGCCGATGAATTGCGGCAAGCTGAGGAAGGCGACGGCAAAGATGACCGGGATGACGCCGGCAGCGATTAGCTTGACCGGCAGGATGCTCTTGATACCACCGTAGCTGGAGTTGCCGTGGATACGCTTGGCGTAGTTGATAGTGATGACGCGCTGGGCTTCATTAATTTTCACCAGGAAATAGAGAACGATGAGTGAGGCGATAGCCATGATCACCACCAGCCAAAAGACGGTTGGATTGACCGGCAGGGTAAACCAGTTAAAGACGTTCAGTCCGCCAGCCGAGGTGTTGCCGAGCGACGAGATGAGTGAGCCGAGCATCTGCGGGATCTGGCTGATGATACCAGCGAAAATCAAGATCGAAATACCATTGCCGATACCCTGCTCGGTAATCAATTCACCCAGCCACATGAGCAGTACCGAACCAGCCGTCATCGCCGTCACGCCAACTGTCCACTCAAGCATCGTCGGGTCGCTCAGCGTGGTCGTACCGCCAGCCAGCACTGTCTGGCGCAACAGGAATATAAAGGCGATTGACTGGACGATAGCCAGCGGGATGGTCAGCCGCCGCGTCCACTGCTGGATCTTACGCCTACCCGATTCACCGTCCTTGTGTAGCTCTTCGAGCTTCGGGATGGCCTTGGTGAGGAGCTGAGTGATGATGCTGGCGGTAATGAATGGACTGAGCCCAACCAGCACGAGTGAAAAGCTTGCCAGCGCGCCACCCGAAAGCAAGTTCAAGAACCCACCGAGGTCAGTCTGTCCCAGCGCTGCTGCCAGTGCCGTCTTCATCTGTGTCGGATTCGCCAGCGGCACCGGAATATGCGCCAGCATTCGATACACTACAATAATACCCACCACAATGGCCAGGCGTTTCTGCATATCTTTATTTTTCAGCGACCGGAAAATTATTCTCCAATTCATGTTTTAGCCCCTCATAGTCACTAACAATTCTTAACTCTGTTAATTATACATGACCGCGGCCAATATTTCCATACTAAAAACATAAAAGCACATGCGCTATAATTGAATTAATACAATAATGCAAGATTGAGGTGTCATATGCAACAACGTCCCGAAACTCCAGTAATTCCATCGCCAATGCCGCAGCTAAGCCCAGAATTACCGCCACAGTATCCACCAAAGAAAAGTAAGCTATGGCTGTGGATTACGCTGGCGATTGTCGGCGTGTTGGCGATAGTCGGGATTATCATAACAATTATTATTGTGTCGAATAACTCCACTTCTTCAGCTGATACAACAACTTCACGTCAGCGAGCGACCAAGCCTGATAAGAATAATGACAATGAGGAGGATGAAGACAATCAGCAAGGCTCAACTACGAAGGCCACAAAATGCCTAACGTCTGCAGATTTTCGAAGATCTGGCTATACGCACGTAAAGGATGGCTATTTTGTGTTAGAGAACGGCAAATTTAACTTTCGTAGCATTCTCTTTAAGCCAGATTCAACGCAATACCAACGTGGAACTTCCAATGTTGAAATGGCTAAGCTAGGAATGCTTTACAAATTTAATACTGACAAGCAATTTTCGATTGAACTGGTTCCTAATGAGACGGGCGAGGACTCAAAGCTGGCTTTGGAGCGTGCCGATAAGATTAAGCACGATTTGGTATCTAATGGAATTCCAGAGCGTAAGATTACTGTTTCTGAGCCAATAGTCGCCACCCATGATACTAGCGATGATACGGCCGACAGACGTGTAACGATTTATTTCGTTGCACCGCAGAAATGTAGCGAAAAGTAATCCGACTCACCAAGACAAAAGAAAATCCCCTTCTCTTACAAAGGGGATTTTATAGTCACCAAAGGAAGATTATTTTTCTTCGGCTTCTTTCATGCTTTGGCGCAGTGGCGTTGCGACTTTCTCAAATGAGCCGCCGGCTTTTTCAATCGCTTTGACAACTGAAGCGGAAGCAGCTTGTACTTTCAAGTCAACCCTGGCTTTCAATTCACCGCGGGCGATCACCTTGACCGTGTGGAACGGCGTGGCAATGTAGCCTTCGGTAAACAGCACTGCATTGTCAACGGTTTTGCCGTCAAAGGCGTTCAAGTGATCTAGGTAGACTACCTGAGCTGGTGTACGCAGACTCTTGAAGCCGCGAACTTTTGGCACAGCCTGAGCCAATGGACGCTGACCACCCTGGAACATGGCGCGAAGCTTTTTACCAGTGCGGGCGTTCTGACCTTTGGTACCACGACCAGCGGTTTTACCCTGGCCAGCAGCGATACCGCGACCAACGCGCTTTTTATTCTTGTTTGCTGAAACTTGGAGATCGTTGTATTTCATTACTTAGCCTCCTTTTTAGCAACTTTTTTGACTGGCTGAGCATTGAGCCATTCTTCGCGCGGAACCAATGATTTCAATGCTTCAATGGTTGCATAGGCGATGTTCACCTTGTTGGTTGAACCGAGTGACTTGGTCAGCAGGTTGCGAACACCAGTTACGCCGATGATCTGTCGCACCACACCACCAGCGATAATACCGGTACCAGGAGCGGCTGGCTTGATTAGCACTCGGGCACCTGAGAACTTAACTTCGCTGTCGTGTGGAATGGTCTCGCCGTTCAGCGGCAAGGTGATCAAGTGCTTCTCGGCAACTGAGGTTGCCTTGGCGACAGCAGCTTGCACGTCGGCACCTTTGGCTACACCAACACCAACCTTATCCTTGCGGTTACCGACAACCACCAACGCCTTAAAGCGGAAACGGCGGCCACCCTTTACCACGCGGCTCACGCGGTCAATGTTGATTACCAATTCTTCAAACTCTTTTGGTGCGTCATCACGCACATTTCGCCGGTCATCGCGGCGACCGCCACGCGGACTGCGAGGCCGGCGGCCTTCTGCGCGTGGGGTAGTATTTGCAGCTTGTTCTGCCATACTAGAACTCCAATCCTTCTTGGCGCGCAGCATCAGCCAATGCCTTCAAGCGACCAGCGTACTGGCGGCCGTTACGGTCAAAGACGACTGCGCTAATTTTACTTTTCTTTGCTTTCTTAGCAATTTCCGTACCGATGGTAGCGCATTTTTCGCTCATCGTACCTTTTGCTTTGGTGCCAACGGTGGTTGCGGCAGCCAATGTCTTGCCGGCGACGTCGTCGATCAGCTGAACACTGACGTGCATGTTGCTGATGGTGACCGTCAGGCGTGGGCGCTCTGCAGTACCTGAAACTTTCGCGCGAACGCGGTTTTTGCGAAGAGCGCGGTTGAGTAATTTCTTGTTCTCAGTCATGATTACTTACCTGTCTTTCCTGCTTTGCGCAAAATCTGCTCGTCAGCGTACTTGATACCCTTGCCCTTGTATGGTTCAGGCTTCTTCAGCGCGCGGATTTCCGCAGCGACTTGACCGACTTGCTGTTTATTGATACCGCTAACGATGATGGTCATCTTTTCATTGGTAACGGTGATACCCTCTGGGGCTTTATATTTGACTGGGTGTGAAAACCCGAGCGCCATTTCCAGCTCATTATTGCTGGAGCTCACGCGGAAACCGACACCATTGACCTCGAGACGCTTCTCGTAGCCCTTGGTGACGCCGATTA
Coding sequences:
- the rpsD gene encoding 30S ribosomal protein S4 produces the protein MARDNSPIVKQSRREGYALHPKAHKVLARKSGIPGQHAHSRHSKPSLYATQLREKQKVRRLYGLVEKQFARLMNEATRAQEGLAGENLLKLLERRLDNVVYRSGFAVSRRAARQLVSHGHFELNGRRVDIPSIRVKAGDVITVRPKSTKSEYFTQIDNVINNSIQGPLSWLKSDSKKLKIEVTGLPKREEAEADINEQLIVEYYSR
- the rpsK gene encoding 30S ribosomal protein S11, which encodes MADAKSTKKKQRRSVPAGQLHIQATFNNTIVTFSDKKGNVLTASSAGACGFRGSKKGTAYASQVAAEKAAEAAKTQYGLKSVDVFVKGVGLGRDAAIRAIGAFDISVESIKDVTGVPHGGVRPRKARRA
- the rpsM gene encoding 30S ribosomal protein S13, with protein sequence MARIAGVVIPTEKQVQIALTYIYGIGPKHASSILAAANVEPTTRVKDLTEAEENKIREIIDSEYTVEGDLQRLVTNNIKRLKDINAYRGLRHKAGLPTRGQRTRTNARTRKGRAIAVGGTQPKAASKT
- a CDS encoding 50S ribosomal protein L36 — its product is MKVRASVKKIDKDPKKGDKLVRRKGRLYVINKRKPKNKQRQG
- the infA gene encoding translation initiation factor IF-1, whose product is MASQKEVIKMIGKVVEALPNTQFRVELENGHSIIAHISGRMRKNYIRLVPGDRVEVEMTPYDLTKGRIVFRLKEERPAHVARNTRRSS
- the secY gene encoding preprotein translocase subunit SecY, encoding MNWRIIFRSLKNKDMQKRLAIVVGIIVVYRMLAHIPVPLANPTQMKTALAAALGQTDLGGFLNLLSGGALASFSLVLVGLSPFITASIITQLLTKAIPKLEELHKDGESGRRKIQQWTRRLTIPLAIVQSIAFIFLLRQTVLAGGTTTLSDPTMLEWTVGVTAMTAGSVLLMWLGELITEQGIGNGISILIFAGIISQIPQMLGSLISSLGNTSAGGLNVFNWFTLPVNPTVFWLVVIMAIASLIVLYFLVKINEAQRVITINYAKRIHGNSSYGGIKSILPVKLIAAGVIPVIFAVAFLSLPQFIGQVMKASGNPNLQNTANTLITWFQAPNPGSFTGSTWEAFIYPTLYFLLVIAFTYFYTGIVFNANEIAENLQKQGGFIEGVRPGEQTEKYLMRTVNRLILFGSIVLGVIAILPFVAEYLMYHLAAIRGSRLSIGGTGLLIVVSVGLESLRQLNSRALMVTYDNFDPDELTKKKSKKRRSSLL
- the rplO gene encoding 50S ribosomal protein L15, with the translated sequence MKYNDLQVSANKNKKRVGRGIAAGQGKTAGRGTKGQNARTGKKLRAMFQGGQRPLAQAVPKVRGFKSLRTPAQVVYLDHLNAFDGKTVDNAVLFTEGYIATPFHTVKVIARGELKARVDLKVQAASASVVKAIEKAGGSFEKVATPLRQSMKEAEEK
- a CDS encoding 30S ribosomal protein S5, producing MAEQAANTTPRAEGRRPRSPRGGRRDDRRNVRDDAPKEFEELVINIDRVSRVVKGGRRFRFKALVVVGNRKDKVGVGVAKGADVQAAVAKATSVAEKHLITLPLNGETIPHDSEVKFSGARVLIKPAAPGTGIIAGGVVRQIIGVTGVRNLLTKSLGSTNKVNIAYATIEALKSLVPREEWLNAQPVKKVAKKEAK
- a CDS encoding 50S ribosomal protein L18; the encoded protein is MTENKKLLNRALRKNRVRAKVSGTAERPRLTVTISNMHVSVQLIDDVAGKTLAAATTVGTKAKGTMSEKCATIGTEIAKKAKKSKISAVVFDRNGRQYAGRLKALADAARQEGLEF
- a CDS encoding 50S ribosomal protein L6; the protein is MSRIGKLPVVIPAGVTITVDSGDVVVKGPKGELTQFITPAVEVKVEDGQVTVHPKDESKTARAQHGLMRALINNMVIGVTKGYEKRLEVNGVGFRVSSSNNELEMALGFSHPVKYKAPEGITVTNEKMTIIVSGINKQQVGQVAAEIRALKKPEPYKGKGIKYADEQILRKAGKTGK